CAGTAATATAGGTTACTATATAAGGATCTGAAATGAAATTCTATGCAAGAGAACGTGAATTAGAGATACTCGAAACACAATACAAACAGGTTAAAGATACGTCAATAATGACAGTGATAACAGGGAGAAAAAGAATAGGGAAAACATCACTGTCAAAACTGTATTCAGAAGGTAAGAAGACGCTCTATTTGTTTGTTTCAAAGAAAGACGAAGTGCTTCTGTGTGAGGAGTTTATCCAGGCAATAAAAGAAAAGTTCAATGTTTCTATATACGGAGAAGTTCGCAGGTTTAAAGATGTGTTCAAAATAATAATGGATATAGGCCAAAAGGAGAAAATTGTTGTAATAATAGATGAGTTTCAGGAGTTTTTGCAAATAAACCAGTCAGTATATTCAGATGTACAGAATTTATGGGATCAAAACAAGGATAAAACAAATATACATCTCATATTTATAGGATCAATTTATTCATTAATGAATAAAATATTTAAGAATAGTAAAGAACCTTTATTTGGAAGGGCAGACAGAGTAATGCATCTAAAGCCATTTTCTCCCCATGTAATAAAAGAAATATTGGAAGATGAGAAAAGATATAGTAATGAGAATTTATTTATAAATTACCTGCTTACAGGAGGAGTTCCTCGCTATCAGGAAATATTAATAACAAATAAAAAATTTACAAAAGAAGAAATATTAGGATTTTATTTTGAAGTCGATTCACCATTTATAGAAGAAGGACGAACGATA
This Sediminispirochaeta bajacaliforniensis DSM 16054 DNA region includes the following protein-coding sequences:
- a CDS encoding ATP-binding protein → MKFYARERELEILETQYKQVKDTSIMTVITGRKRIGKTSLSKLYSEGKKTLYLFVSKKDEVLLCEEFIQAIKEKFNVSIYGEVRRFKDVFKIIMDIGQKEKIVVIIDEFQEFLQINQSVYSDVQNLWDQNKDKTNIHLIFIGSIYSLMNKIFKNSKEPLFGRADRVMHLKPFSPHVIKEILEDEKRYSNENLFINYLLTGGVPRYQEILITNKKFTKEEILGFYFEVDSPFIEEGRTILIEEFGKEYGTYFSILELLSEGRTSRSEIESILEKDIGGYLEKLVTDYNLVGKIKPIGAKPTGRIQKYFISDNFLKFWFRYVYKYRTAIENKNYEYIRNKLKETLKSYSGPILEKLYQEIYRNSGKYMEIGNYWEKGNQNEIDVVCIDEINKRMKIAEVKLNKDKIKIIELKEKAQNLIKKYKEYNKDYIGLSLEDIGDVLKNESL